A single Nitrospira sp. DNA region contains:
- a CDS encoding response regulator transcription factor: MRTAATVRILVVDDHPSFRRGVKDILEEGFEGASMAECGNAQEMLDHVREQPCDLVVMDISMPGRSGPEVLKELKQLAPTLPVLILSMHPEDQYAIRMFKAGAAGYLTKASAPEELVHAAKKVMAGGQYVSASVGEALALTVRTGVDKLPHERLSDREYEVLCLIASGQTVSDIAESIHLSVTTISTYRARILDKMSLKNNAELTRYALQHGLVV, translated from the coding sequence ATGCGAACAGCCGCTACCGTTCGGATTCTGGTCGTCGATGATCATCCGTCCTTCCGACGCGGGGTGAAGGATATTCTGGAGGAAGGATTCGAGGGCGCCAGCATGGCCGAGTGTGGGAATGCCCAGGAGATGCTGGACCATGTCCGCGAGCAGCCCTGCGATCTCGTCGTGATGGACATCAGCATGCCGGGCCGGTCCGGTCCCGAGGTCTTGAAGGAACTGAAGCAACTGGCGCCGACACTGCCGGTGCTGATTCTCAGCATGCATCCCGAAGATCAATATGCCATCCGGATGTTCAAGGCCGGTGCCGCCGGGTACCTCACAAAAGCGAGTGCACCGGAGGAATTGGTGCATGCGGCGAAGAAGGTCATGGCCGGTGGGCAATATGTCAGTGCATCGGTGGGGGAAGCGCTCGCGTTGACGGTCAGAACCGGAGTGGACAAGTTGCCGCATGAGCGGCTCTCGGATCGAGAGTACGAGGTGCTGTGCCTCATCGCGTCCGGGCAGACCGTCAGTGACATCGCCGAAAGCATTCATCTCAGCGTGACGACCATCAGCACCTATCGCGCAAGAATCCTGGATAAAATGAGCCTCAAGAACAATGCGGAACTGACTCGGTACGCATTGCAGCATGGGTTGGTCGTGTAG
- a CDS encoding DUF882 domain-containing protein: MPVPVPSLWSRRTLFRTMTAGAALAMARLVLPSDAGASRLPDGRLNLYNLQTDERLSITYRNERGDYDSEALQELNYFLRCHHTNESRTMDIQVIEFVNLVQKRIGGRRDVYIVSGYRSPEYNDQLIKMGTRAARHSYHVSGQAVDVQIPGVPLRTLREVALRLGCGGVGYYPRGKFVHLDSGPFRHW; the protein is encoded by the coding sequence ATGCCGGTGCCTGTCCCATCCCTCTGGTCTCGACGAACTCTATTCCGCACCATGACTGCGGGAGCTGCCTTGGCCATGGCCAGGCTGGTCTTGCCCTCAGACGCCGGGGCTTCACGGCTACCGGATGGGCGTCTGAATTTGTACAACCTGCAGACGGATGAGCGCCTGTCGATCACATACCGCAACGAACGCGGCGACTACGATTCCGAGGCACTGCAGGAGCTTAACTATTTCCTGCGGTGTCACCATACCAACGAATCGAGAACGATGGATATCCAGGTGATCGAGTTCGTGAATCTGGTGCAGAAGCGGATCGGGGGGCGACGCGATGTGTATATCGTCTCCGGATATCGTTCCCCCGAATACAACGACCAGCTCATCAAGATGGGTACCCGTGCCGCGCGGCATAGTTACCATGTGTCTGGTCAGGCTGTGGATGTGCAAATTCCCGGTGTGCCGTTGCGAACCCTTCGTGAGGTTGCCTTACGACTCGGTTGCGGCGGGGTAGGGTACTATCCTCGGGGCAAGTTCGTGCATCTCGACTCCGGTCCTTTCCGCCACTGGTAA
- a CDS encoding chlorite dismutase family protein — MSSPEQAARRQYVNFTFYKVDPAWRRLPEDERTRGKQEFLRAVEEYQGKVLVIAYTTVGIRGDCDLMLWRISYELELFQEMSTKILASGLGKYLLNPYSYLAITKRSIYVDNHTHENQESKRLTVVPGKAKYIFVYPFVKTREWFLLTKAARQGMMDEHIEVGHRFPSVKLNTTYSFGLDDQEWVVAFESDKPEDFLDLVMALRETEGSRYTLRDTPIFTCIRKSLKETLDTLGG, encoded by the coding sequence ATGTCCAGCCCCGAACAAGCGGCCCGCCGCCAATACGTCAATTTCACATTCTATAAGGTTGATCCGGCGTGGCGTCGCCTTCCTGAAGATGAGCGCACGCGCGGCAAACAGGAGTTTCTCCGTGCCGTGGAGGAATACCAGGGCAAGGTGCTCGTCATTGCGTACACGACCGTCGGTATTCGCGGCGACTGCGACCTGATGCTCTGGCGCATCAGCTACGAACTCGAATTGTTCCAGGAAATGAGCACGAAGATCCTAGCGTCCGGATTGGGCAAGTATCTCCTCAACCCCTATTCGTACCTCGCGATCACCAAACGCTCCATTTACGTCGACAATCACACCCACGAGAACCAGGAAAGCAAACGGCTGACCGTGGTTCCCGGCAAAGCCAAATACATTTTCGTGTATCCGTTCGTCAAAACCCGCGAGTGGTTCTTGCTGACCAAAGCCGCGCGTCAGGGCATGATGGACGAACACATTGAAGTCGGCCATCGCTTCCCGTCGGTCAAACTGAATACCACCTATTCGTTCGGTCTCGACGACCAGGAATGGGTCGTGGCGTTCGAAAGCGACAAGCCTGAAGACTTTCTGGATCTCGTCATGGCATTGCGCGAAACCGAAGGCAGCCGGTACACCTTGCGTGATACCCCGATCTTCACCTGCATCCGCAAAAGCCTGAAAGAAACCCTCGACACGTTGGGCGGCTAA
- a CDS encoding regulatory protein RecX, protein MSAGRGGSRRTLSPPDFLTMAIRYLARADRTASQVQHYVQEKGASRAQGYAVILELERRGYLDDQAYATRWAESLLLRRPMGRERLKLELLGRGFEETVAERALCSAYRSVSEQELACRALEGRTTRTRPPQWVRFLRQRGFDDDTIQQVTQVDLETGLDEL, encoded by the coding sequence ATGTCGGCTGGACGCGGTGGCTCACGACGCACGTTGTCGCCGCCGGATTTCCTGACCATGGCGATCCGGTACCTTGCCCGCGCCGACCGGACGGCCTCTCAGGTCCAGCACTACGTTCAAGAGAAAGGGGCGAGCCGGGCACAGGGCTATGCGGTGATCCTCGAACTTGAACGGCGCGGGTATCTCGACGATCAGGCTTATGCCACCCGGTGGGCGGAATCCCTGCTGTTGCGGCGCCCGATGGGGCGTGAGCGGCTGAAGCTGGAACTCCTCGGTCGAGGTTTCGAAGAGACGGTAGCAGAGCGAGCCTTGTGCAGTGCCTACCGGTCGGTTTCCGAACAGGAATTGGCGTGCCGGGCGTTAGAAGGACGCACGACGAGAACGCGTCCACCACAGTGGGTGAGATTTTTGCGGCAACGCGGGTTTGATGACGACACCATTCAGCAAGTCACGCAAGTCGACTTGGAGACGGGGTTAGACGAGTTATGA
- a CDS encoding competence/damage-inducible protein A: protein MKKSNAWTAETVAIGSELLLGGRLDTNSVHIADCLATHGIELRYKTTVGDDLSDMVTVLKVASRRVRVVIITGGLGPTVDDLTREAVAQATGHRLMRRKAALDEMTARLAQWGRTPTKSQFRQAMIPAGADILSNPVGTAPGFALVWNGTFVAALPGVPREMEPMLRDGVMPRLQAWIPTQKVPPATPMVRRVVHTSGVPESVVDQKLEGLVPQGSPIQLGIYASPMEVMVSLTGPEKESGPVTIDRLFEEAKARLGDILYGEADDTMEAVVGRLLTDQHMTLALAESCTGGLIGHRLTQIPGSSSYVDRGVVSYSNRAKVDLLGVSPDLLDRHGAVSAEVAAAMARGIRERSGVSVGLSVTGIAGPGGATKTKPVGLVYVGLDGGPGESLTKEFRFHGGDRSVIKQRSSQAALDFLRRWLIKKGDG, encoded by the coding sequence ATGAAGAAATCGAACGCCTGGACGGCAGAAACCGTCGCCATCGGGTCTGAACTCCTCCTCGGTGGCCGTCTGGATACCAACTCAGTCCATATCGCCGATTGCCTGGCGACCCATGGCATTGAGCTTCGGTATAAGACGACGGTGGGGGATGACCTGTCGGACATGGTGACGGTGCTGAAGGTGGCGTCACGGCGTGTCCGGGTCGTGATCATCACCGGCGGATTGGGCCCAACCGTCGATGACCTCACGCGAGAGGCGGTCGCGCAGGCTACCGGTCATCGATTGATGCGTCGAAAGGCCGCGCTGGATGAGATGACGGCCCGATTGGCGCAATGGGGGAGGACTCCGACGAAGTCGCAGTTTCGGCAGGCCATGATTCCCGCGGGAGCGGACATCCTATCCAATCCGGTCGGCACCGCACCGGGGTTCGCGCTGGTGTGGAACGGGACATTTGTTGCCGCGCTTCCTGGGGTCCCACGAGAGATGGAACCGATGCTTCGAGACGGCGTGATGCCACGGTTGCAGGCATGGATACCCACGCAGAAAGTGCCACCGGCGACCCCGATGGTCCGGCGGGTGGTGCATACGTCGGGCGTGCCGGAATCGGTCGTGGATCAGAAGCTGGAAGGGTTGGTGCCGCAAGGCAGTCCCATTCAACTGGGGATCTACGCGTCTCCAATGGAAGTGATGGTGTCGCTTACCGGGCCGGAGAAGGAGTCGGGACCTGTGACGATCGACCGACTGTTTGAAGAAGCGAAAGCCAGGCTCGGAGACATTCTGTATGGGGAGGCCGATGACACGATGGAAGCGGTGGTCGGCCGGTTACTCACCGATCAGCACATGACCTTGGCCTTGGCCGAATCGTGCACCGGTGGATTGATCGGCCATCGGCTGACTCAGATACCGGGATCCTCATCGTACGTGGATCGCGGCGTGGTGAGTTACAGCAATCGCGCGAAGGTGGACTTGTTGGGAGTGTCGCCGGATCTTCTCGATCGGCATGGGGCGGTCAGCGCAGAGGTGGCGGCAGCCATGGCGCGAGGCATTCGTGAACGCAGCGGCGTATCGGTTGGGTTGAGTGTGACCGGCATTGCCGGACCAGGAGGCGCGACCAAGACCAAGCCGGTCGGACTCGTCTACGTGGGGCTCGACGGCGGACCGGGTGAGAGCCTGACGAAGGAATTCCGTTTTCATGGCGGGGACCGGAGCGTCATTAAGCAGCGTTCCTCGCAGGCCGCATTGGATTTCCTGCGTCGCTGGTTGATCAAGAAAGGTGATGGATGA
- the recA gene encoding recombinase RecA: MTEKDEKKRALDLALAQIEKQYGKGAVMKLGTEGRPADVPAISSGSLGLDIALGVGGFPRGRVIEIFGPESSGKTTLTLHAIAEAQKAGGVAAFIDAEHALDLTYAKKLGVHTDDLLVSQPDTGEQALEIAETLVRSGAIDVIVVDSVAALVPRAEIEGEMGDAHMGLQARLMSQALRKLTAAIAKSQTTLIFINQIRMKIGVMFGNPETTTGGNALKFYSSVRLDIRRIESIKDGQDVTGSRVRVKVVKNKMAPPFRQAEFDIMFAEGISKSGEIVDMGVEKRVVEKAGAWYSYKGERLGQGREAVRDFLKTNPAIAKEIEGKVRELAGLPLRGADKKVEAKDEKPEKPERKVEIRQDEKRGHSARVTS, encoded by the coding sequence ATGACTGAAAAAGACGAGAAGAAACGCGCATTGGACCTGGCCCTGGCTCAGATTGAGAAGCAGTACGGCAAGGGTGCAGTCATGAAATTGGGCACCGAGGGTCGACCGGCCGACGTGCCGGCGATTTCAAGCGGGTCCTTGGGATTGGATATTGCCCTCGGCGTGGGTGGATTCCCGCGCGGGCGAGTGATCGAGATTTTTGGACCGGAATCATCCGGTAAAACCACGCTCACCTTGCATGCCATCGCCGAGGCGCAGAAGGCGGGTGGCGTCGCCGCTTTTATCGATGCCGAACATGCGCTGGATTTGACCTATGCCAAGAAGTTGGGCGTGCACACCGACGACTTGCTCGTGTCCCAGCCGGACACCGGCGAGCAGGCGCTCGAAATTGCGGAGACCCTCGTCCGCAGCGGCGCGATCGATGTGATCGTCGTCGACTCCGTGGCGGCGTTGGTGCCTCGCGCTGAAATTGAAGGCGAAATGGGTGATGCCCATATGGGCTTGCAGGCGCGCTTGATGTCACAGGCCTTGCGTAAACTGACGGCGGCGATCGCCAAGTCCCAGACTACCCTGATCTTTATCAACCAGATTCGTATGAAAATCGGCGTGATGTTCGGTAATCCGGAAACCACCACCGGCGGCAACGCCTTGAAGTTTTATTCGTCCGTGCGTCTCGATATCCGCCGGATCGAGTCGATCAAGGATGGACAGGATGTCACGGGAAGCCGCGTCCGTGTCAAAGTGGTCAAGAACAAGATGGCCCCGCCGTTCAGACAGGCCGAATTCGACATCATGTTTGCCGAAGGAATTTCGAAATCGGGCGAGATTGTCGATATGGGCGTCGAGAAGCGCGTGGTGGAGAAGGCCGGCGCCTGGTACTCCTATAAAGGGGAACGATTGGGCCAGGGGCGTGAAGCGGTTCGCGATTTTCTGAAGACCAACCCGGCCATCGCCAAGGAGATTGAAGGCAAGGTGCGCGAACTCGCCGGGCTGCCGTTGCGCGGAGCCGACAAGAAAGTGGAGGCGAAAGACGAGAAGCCTGAAAAACCTGAGCGCAAGGTCGAGATCCGCCAGGACGAGAAGCGCGGCCATAGTGCGAGGGTGACGTCGTAG
- a CDS encoding sigma-54-dependent Fis family transcriptional regulator, whose translation MANPTVYVLEQDELIASALRALLEDECEVYLSAWNAQAVGEIHERAPMVILLDLDTAASPAGEEGLAILQTLRQSGHLGRIIVYTANTDRSLAVRAVQYGACEILTKPLDLTVLKPLVRRVARIADLEQEAREAVAGAGHEEFSGMLGTSASIHRIYEAIRKVSTNDAPILITGESGTGKELTARAIHERGLRRQGPFIPINCGAIPESLLESELFGYERGAFTGAVGQKKGKVEFAQGGTLFLDEVGELPNTLQVKLLRFLQDHTFERVGGHQPIEMNVRIIAATNVNLKEAIEKGTFREDLYYRLGVVHINLPPLRERGEDVSLIAMACLRQAATRYHKRLYGFTREAQDALQAYAWPGNVRELSNRVGRAVVMAEGTHVTPSDLDLPRHTTRHEDGSISLKVNQQRIETDLILKAFTLSQGNLSRAAQELGISRSTLYRRLRQYGMERSLEARRVPGLASRASMTEH comes from the coding sequence GTGGCGAACCCTACCGTATATGTACTGGAGCAAGACGAATTGATCGCCTCTGCCTTGCGCGCGCTGTTGGAGGATGAGTGTGAAGTGTATCTGTCCGCGTGGAATGCGCAGGCGGTGGGTGAGATTCACGAACGTGCGCCGATGGTGATCCTGTTGGATCTCGATACCGCGGCGAGTCCGGCCGGCGAGGAGGGGCTGGCCATTCTCCAAACACTACGGCAGTCCGGGCATCTTGGAAGAATCATCGTCTATACGGCGAACACTGACCGCAGTCTGGCGGTACGAGCCGTTCAGTACGGCGCGTGCGAAATCCTCACCAAGCCGCTCGATTTGACCGTGCTCAAGCCGCTCGTTCGCCGGGTCGCTAGAATTGCGGATCTGGAACAGGAGGCGCGCGAGGCCGTGGCGGGCGCCGGGCATGAGGAATTCAGCGGCATGCTTGGGACCAGTGCCAGCATTCATCGGATCTATGAAGCGATCCGGAAAGTGTCGACCAATGATGCGCCGATCCTGATCACCGGCGAAAGCGGCACGGGAAAAGAACTGACCGCTCGCGCGATTCATGAGCGCGGGCTTCGTCGCCAAGGACCGTTCATCCCGATCAACTGTGGGGCGATTCCGGAAAGTCTCCTGGAATCAGAACTCTTCGGGTATGAACGCGGCGCGTTTACCGGTGCGGTGGGGCAGAAGAAAGGCAAGGTCGAATTCGCGCAAGGCGGGACACTGTTTCTCGATGAAGTCGGGGAATTGCCCAATACGTTGCAAGTGAAGTTGCTGAGGTTTCTGCAGGATCATACGTTTGAGCGGGTTGGTGGGCACCAACCGATCGAGATGAATGTGCGCATCATTGCCGCGACGAACGTCAATCTCAAGGAAGCAATCGAGAAGGGTACCTTCCGCGAGGATCTGTATTACCGACTGGGAGTGGTCCACATCAATCTTCCGCCGTTGCGCGAGCGCGGCGAGGATGTCTCGCTGATTGCCATGGCCTGTTTACGCCAGGCGGCGACACGCTACCACAAGCGTCTGTACGGCTTTACTCGTGAGGCGCAAGACGCGTTGCAGGCCTATGCCTGGCCGGGGAACGTGCGGGAGTTGTCCAATCGGGTTGGTCGTGCGGTGGTGATGGCGGAGGGCACCCATGTCACCCCGTCGGATCTGGATTTGCCGCGTCATACAACACGCCATGAGGACGGCTCGATCTCGTTGAAGGTCAACCAGCAACGAATCGAGACGGATTTGATTCTCAAGGCGTTCACGCTGTCGCAAGGCAATTTGAGTCGAGCGGCGCAGGAGTTGGGGATCAGCCGATCGACGCTCTACCGGCGGTTGCGTCAGTATGGAATGGAGCGGAGCCTCGAAGCACGTCGCGTTCCCGGATTGGCGTCGCGCGCATCGATGACGGAGCATTGA
- the thpR gene encoding RNA 2',3'-cyclic phosphodiesterase, whose protein sequence is MIRAFLAIELPPDVRTALSTVQQELKRRLERTVDRRARISWVQPASMHLTLKFLGETPEDLIESLRTTLAQAVADHRMIQIPFSRLGTFPRLQQPRVLWAGPPESWEQGTEGERLQALCRAVEGVCQAAGLAAEVRPFSPHLTLARIKEGERRVGQVLAESGVLNQSMVNGLLPVTAVVMMKSQLRPTGSIYTKLWECPLSAMP, encoded by the coding sequence ATGATCAGGGCGTTTCTGGCGATCGAATTGCCTCCGGATGTTCGCACAGCCCTGTCGACGGTCCAACAGGAACTCAAGCGACGGCTGGAGCGAACGGTCGATCGGCGGGCGCGCATCAGTTGGGTGCAGCCGGCCTCCATGCATCTGACGTTGAAGTTTCTCGGTGAGACGCCGGAGGATCTGATCGAGTCGCTGCGTACGACGCTGGCGCAGGCGGTGGCCGATCATCGAATGATCCAGATTCCCTTCTCGCGATTGGGGACGTTTCCCCGACTCCAGCAGCCGAGGGTCCTCTGGGCAGGCCCGCCTGAAAGCTGGGAGCAGGGGACTGAGGGGGAACGGTTGCAGGCATTGTGTCGGGCCGTTGAGGGGGTGTGTCAGGCAGCGGGGTTGGCGGCGGAGGTCCGGCCATTCAGTCCTCATCTGACGCTGGCACGAATCAAAGAAGGGGAACGGAGGGTCGGGCAAGTGTTGGCGGAGAGTGGAGTCCTCAATCAGTCTATGGTGAATGGCCTGTTGCCGGTCACGGCGGTGGTCATGATGAAAAGCCAGCTGCGGCCCACCGGTTCAATCTACACGAAGCTGTGGGAGTGCCCACTGAGCGCGATGCCCTAA
- the alaS gene encoding alanine--tRNA ligase: MSQSVHDLRRAFIRYFEQQGHRAVPSAPLIPQADPTLLFTNAGMNQFKRVFLGEETRAYQRAVSVQKCLRAGGKHNDLENVGYTRRHHTFFEMLGNFSFGDYFKEDAIRFGWEFLTSVVGLSKDRMWITIFREDDEADRLWRKIGVSPSRIVRCGEKDNFWQMADTGPCGPCSELHFDQGPSVPGDDTPNGEGDRVIEIWNLVFMQFNRDSAGTLNPLPKPSIDTGMGLERLTAVAQGRLSNYDSDLFAPLLAAIGRRAGAEYGAVEQADRSMRVIADHLRAITFLMADGVLPSNEGRGYVLRRILRRAARHGRLLGITEPFLHELTATVVDQMGEAYHELRPAAGTVAEATRGEEERFIATLDQGLPILNDMLSKVKASGQKVLQGTEIFKLYDTYGFPMDLIAEACREQGITLDETGFEAAIEEQRTRARKTGGFENETARPALSDVAGRVATTSFVGYDRLDSEGVVQALLQGDRLIKEAREGDEIELVLDVTPFYAEGGGQAGDQGVLTGTDGRVEIRETTRPVPTLIVHKGMVTSGSIREGERLQLSVNPRTRQDAARNHTATHLVHAALRDLLGPHVKQYGSLVAPNRLRFDFAHFRPMSSRDIDEIESIVNEQVRQDQPVQTAVMGVQDAVAGGALAFFGDKYGDRVRVVQIDTFSKELCGGTHCRRTGEIGLFRIVSESGVAAGVRRIECLTGSGALDSLKRLEADVREMSDLLKVAPTEVVARTRKLTEQLKDKERELAEVKLKMASTSSGDAQAREIKGVHVHAQRTDGLDVNGMRALADQLRDKLRSGVVALGAANDGKVSLLVVVTKDLVGRLKAGDLIKEMAVEVGGTGGGRPEMAQAGGKTPEGLGTALEKVFGLVQKALER; encoded by the coding sequence ATGAGCCAAAGCGTACACGATCTGCGGCGAGCCTTTATCCGGTACTTTGAACAGCAGGGCCATCGGGCGGTGCCGAGCGCGCCGTTGATTCCACAGGCGGATCCGACGTTGCTGTTTACGAACGCCGGGATGAATCAATTCAAACGGGTGTTCCTGGGTGAGGAAACGCGCGCCTATCAGCGGGCCGTGAGCGTGCAGAAGTGTCTGCGTGCCGGCGGCAAGCACAATGATCTCGAAAATGTCGGCTACACCAGACGGCATCATACCTTCTTCGAAATGCTCGGCAACTTTTCCTTCGGCGATTACTTCAAGGAAGACGCCATTCGATTTGGTTGGGAGTTTCTCACCTCGGTGGTCGGGCTGTCGAAAGACCGGATGTGGATCACGATTTTTCGCGAGGACGACGAAGCCGATCGATTGTGGCGAAAGATCGGCGTGTCGCCGAGCCGTATCGTGCGTTGTGGCGAGAAGGACAACTTCTGGCAGATGGCCGACACGGGCCCTTGCGGGCCTTGCTCGGAACTGCATTTCGATCAGGGGCCGTCGGTGCCGGGCGATGACACGCCGAACGGGGAAGGCGACCGGGTCATAGAGATCTGGAACCTGGTCTTCATGCAGTTCAATCGCGATAGTGCTGGCACGCTCAACCCGCTTCCGAAGCCGAGCATCGACACCGGCATGGGGCTGGAACGCCTCACGGCGGTGGCACAGGGGCGGCTCAGCAATTACGACAGCGATCTATTCGCGCCATTGCTGGCGGCGATTGGACGGCGAGCCGGTGCCGAGTATGGCGCGGTGGAGCAGGCGGATCGTTCCATGCGGGTCATTGCCGATCATCTTCGGGCGATTACCTTTTTGATGGCCGACGGCGTGTTACCGTCGAATGAAGGGCGAGGCTATGTGCTCCGGCGCATTCTCCGGCGCGCAGCCCGTCACGGCCGGTTGCTCGGCATTACCGAGCCGTTCCTGCATGAGTTGACGGCGACGGTCGTGGACCAAATGGGCGAGGCCTATCACGAATTACGGCCGGCGGCCGGGACGGTGGCTGAAGCGACGCGTGGTGAAGAAGAGCGGTTTATCGCCACATTGGACCAAGGCTTGCCGATCCTGAATGACATGCTGTCAAAGGTGAAGGCGTCTGGGCAGAAGGTGTTGCAGGGAACGGAGATTTTCAAACTCTACGACACGTACGGATTCCCGATGGACCTCATCGCAGAAGCCTGCCGCGAACAGGGGATCACCCTCGACGAAACCGGCTTTGAAGCCGCCATCGAAGAGCAGCGGACGCGCGCCAGAAAAACAGGGGGCTTCGAGAACGAAACGGCGAGGCCGGCCCTCAGCGACGTGGCGGGCCGTGTCGCAACCACCTCGTTTGTCGGATATGACCGGTTGGATTCGGAAGGCGTGGTGCAGGCGCTCCTTCAGGGCGATCGCCTGATCAAAGAGGCCCGCGAGGGTGATGAAATCGAACTTGTGCTCGACGTCACGCCCTTTTATGCGGAAGGCGGCGGACAGGCCGGCGATCAAGGTGTGTTGACCGGCACCGACGGGCGTGTGGAGATTCGCGAGACCACCAGACCTGTGCCGACATTGATCGTCCATAAAGGCATGGTGACATCCGGCTCCATTCGAGAAGGCGAACGGCTGCAGCTGTCGGTCAATCCTCGCACCAGACAGGATGCGGCGCGTAACCATACTGCTACCCATCTGGTGCATGCCGCGCTGCGCGATCTGCTTGGGCCCCACGTCAAACAGTATGGCTCGCTCGTGGCGCCGAATCGTCTGCGGTTCGACTTTGCCCATTTCCGGCCCATGTCGTCTCGTGACATCGACGAGATCGAATCGATCGTCAATGAACAGGTCCGCCAGGATCAGCCGGTACAAACGGCTGTGATGGGCGTGCAGGACGCGGTCGCGGGCGGCGCATTGGCGTTTTTTGGCGACAAATATGGCGACCGGGTGCGGGTCGTGCAGATCGACACCTTCAGCAAGGAATTGTGTGGAGGCACCCATTGCCGGCGTACAGGCGAAATTGGATTGTTCCGGATCGTCTCTGAATCAGGAGTAGCAGCCGGAGTACGTCGCATCGAGTGTTTGACCGGAAGTGGCGCGTTGGATTCCTTGAAGCGTCTGGAAGCGGATGTGCGCGAGATGTCCGACCTTCTGAAAGTTGCGCCGACCGAAGTTGTGGCGCGCACCAGGAAGCTGACAGAGCAGTTGAAGGACAAGGAGCGGGAGCTTGCTGAGGTAAAGCTCAAGATGGCGAGCACCTCATCCGGCGACGCGCAGGCACGAGAGATCAAGGGCGTGCACGTCCATGCGCAACGTACTGATGGTCTTGACGTGAACGGCATGCGAGCGCTTGCCGATCAATTGCGTGACAAGCTCCGAAGCGGCGTTGTTGCGCTTGGCGCGGCCAATGACGGCAAGGTCTCGCTGCTGGTGGTGGTGACGAAGGATCTGGTGGGCCGTTTGAAAGCGGGTGACCTGATCAAGGAGATGGCAGTCGAAGTCGGCGGGACCGGCGGTGGTCGTCCTGAGATGGCGCAGGCCGGTGGAAAAACTCCCGAAGGGCTGGGTACGGCGCTCGAAAAAGTTTTTGGGTTGGTCCAAAAGGCCTTGGAAAGGTAG